One region of Peromyscus eremicus chromosome 4, PerEre_H2_v1, whole genome shotgun sequence genomic DNA includes:
- the Cst8 gene encoding cystatin-8, with translation MTKYLWLFMLILIIPVALAVGVDQSKNEVQVLRYFESISTSNANVKQCVWFAMREYNKGSGDKYVFLVDKILHAKLQITDRMEYHIAVQISRSNCKKPLNNTENCVPQKNSKLEKKVTCSFLVAALPWIGEFTLLNQECKNI, from the exons ATGACAAAATACTTGTGGCTCTTCATGCTCATCCTCATCATCCCAGTGGCTCTGGCAGTTGGTGTGGATCAATCTAAGAATGAAGTGCAGGTGTTGAGGTACTTTGAATCCATCAGTACCTCGAATGCCAATGTGAAGCAGTGTGTATGGTTTGCTATGAGAGAATACAACAAAGGAAGTGGGGACAAGTACGTCTTCCTTGTGGACAAGATATTGCATGCCAAGCTTCAG ATCACAGACCGAATGGAATACCACATTGCCGTTCAGATCTCCCGCAGCAATTGCAAAAAGCCTTTAAACAATACTGAAAACTGCGTCCCTCAAAAAAACTCCAAACTGGAAAAG AAAGTCACCTGCAGCTTTTTGGTAGCAGCTCTTCCCTGGATTGGCGAGTTTACCCTGTTGAACCAAGAATGTAAAAATATCTAA